CAAAACAGCTTGAGCAGATAGTCGATAAGCCTGATCCCGGGGAAAGCCGTGAAGTACTCCACCATCTGCCATAGCTTCGATGAGTAACATTGTATAAGCAGGTGCGGAACTGGCTATTGCTGGTACGACATCCATTAGGGCCTCACTAATGACCTCAGCTTTGCCAAAACTTCTAAAAATTTCAATTACATCTTCTAGTTCTTCTTTAGAAATTTTATCATCTGGGCAAAGTGTTGAATCTGATTCGCCAACGAAAGCTGGCGTGCTGGGTTGAGTTCTGACAACTTTTATTTTTTCGCCAAGCATTCCTTTTATATCTGAAAAACTGACCCCAACCGCAATAGAAATAATAATAACAGAATCTTTTATATCAGCTTTAATTTCTTCCATTACTTTTGCGTATAAGTAAGGCTTTACAGCCAGTACAAGATAATCTGAAGACTTAGCAACTTCCTGATTTGAAGAAACCGTTTTAATGCCACATTTATCTTCTATAGCTGCTCTTGCAGACTCACTGGGATCATAACATAAAATGTTTTCTTTCTGATAGAGTCCCGAAGCAATAATCCCGCCTACCATTGCTGTTGCCATATTACCACAACCAATAAATCCTATATTCATCTTATCCTCTTCTTTCGTTTCCAGTTATTATTATTTTACGCCAATTTTCTTAACTAAAAATGTAGACTAAAAATCCTCTTATACATTTCAAGAGAAATGATAAGAGGATCAGAAAATCACCTCATATTTTTGCAATATCATGACGATATTGCACGCCATCAAAGGAAATTTTAGTAATGTTATTATAAACCGTTTGTCGGGCTGCTTCAATCGTTTCTCCGAGTGCTGTAATACAGAGAACGCGCCCTCCATTAGTCAGAAGTTTGCCATCCACTAGACTTGTTCCGGCATGAAAAACAATACAGTCTTCAACCGCTTCTATTCCTGTGATGAGCTTCCCTGTGTCATAATCTCCAGGGTAACCTCCGGATGCTAGCACT
This genomic interval from Eubacteriaceae bacterium ES3 contains the following:
- the proC gene encoding pyrroline-5-carboxylate reductase, with protein sequence MNIGFIGCGNMATAMVGGIIASGLYQKENILCYDPSESARAAIEDKCGIKTVSSNQEVAKSSDYLVLAVKPYLYAKVMEEIKADIKDSVIIISIAVGVSFSDIKGMLGEKIKVVRTQPSTPAFVGESDSTLCPDDKISKEELEDVIEIFRSFGKAEVISEALMDVVPAIASSAPAYTMLLIEAMADGGVLHGFPRDQAYRLSAQAVLGAAKLVLESGEHPAKLKDQICTPGGTTIEAVIKLEEKGFRDAVISAVDACAKKSLSMGKK